The genome window ACTCAGCAAAATCCtcctcttctctctctcaaaaccctagcctccctAGCCTCCGTCAAAGATTTTTGAAGGGGCTTCCATCAGTTTTCActggtggaaagccccgattccccttttttttttcctattttcttgttttgaaatcttatttctcattcaataagttcccaatttatttgggttttgttagtctctccttcttgtgagagttggtttgttttgtgtttggtgtgttttgatgtttttcatgaccgaggttatagatcggcatgattttcatgggtttgattcagatTTGAAGGTTATCATGGGATCacatctatggtcgattgttcagaacactcaggtgaaaaccaatcagatggaaacaagtgtgtatattcaaatcatcttcaaatcgctcagttgcctctccaagaaggaaggattcaacagcgatatttttcagcgtctgtccaatttcgattgtgtttgtagatgccgtatggcttttaattaatgaattgattcctttttatcaaaaaaaaaaaagactatgTTCACTGTGGTGGTGGATGTGATCATTCTTTTCACTTTGAATTGCCTGGCACGAAAGTGCCAAATTTGGAGGGATCATTTAACTTAGCactattaataattaacaacggcctgaaaaaaaaaaacctgcGAGAAAGAATTCTCCTTTGTAGATTTGCAAACAATTGAACTTTTCCCTGGAATGTGATGGTTTTGGATTTCTTATCTGCATTGAGTGTGCCCCTAAATTCACAGACGAGTACAGAATCCTGAAATCAGGGTCCACCATAACCAGTGGCGAATCGAAAACAAATGATGGAGAAAATAATATCAAGCATAATTATTTGAGTTTACCCTGATCGGTTTGAAACTTTTCTCTTTGGCATTTCCAAGATTTTCGTACTTATGAAGTTATTTGTTACGACCACTGAACTCTGCATTGGAGAACTTGTAGGCTGAACAAGGCTTGTGATATGTGCTATGGAAAGTGTTGAAAAAATGAAGGATGAATCATGGAGCTCGAGATCATCTGCTGCAAAGCACCCGAGAGCAGAATAACATTCTGAGAAATGAACTCAAGAAGAAGATCACTATCAGAATTGTAAACTAAGCCATGAAAATGAAGCTTGAATAGAACTAGAGAGATTTGTATTTACAGAGAGAATGAAAGCTTACAAGAGAAGATAGCTAGTCTATGTATATATACAGCTCTAACACTATTCTAGAATCCTCTACCATCTTCTGATACAGCTCAACTACAGCTCAGCAATACAGCTCAGCTCTAACAGACTGCAACTAACTCTAACTGACTCTAACTTGCTGCACGAGCATGTGGTTTGTTTTGATCCTGTGTGGTGATGTGTTCCTCAGCTTCCTGTGTTGCACACTCCTGTTGTGATTCTTCCTTTATATCTGTAACATCCCCCCTCAAGTTGGAGGTTTGAAAGAGATTACAAACTCCCAACTTGCAAAGAAGATGTGTAAGCTGAGATGAAGATAGTGCTTTAGTGAATAAATCTGCAGGTTGTTCAAGTGATGCAATGTAAGAAGTCTTAATGATCCCAAGTTGCATTTGTTCTCTGACAAGGTgacaatcaatatcaatatgtTTGGTGCGTTCGTGAAAAACAGGGTTACTAGCTATATGTAGAGCAGATTTACGATCACAGCATAGGGTTACTGGTGTTAAGTTGTGATAGCCAAAGGTTTTGAATAAGCTAAGTAACCATGTAATTTCACAACATGTATCTGCCATGCATCGATATTCGGCTTCAGCTGATGAACGTGAAATAGTATGCTGCTTTTTACTTTTCCAAGAAATCAGGGAAGATCCAAAAAGCACACAGTAACCTGTAAGTGAGTGTCGAGTTTGTTGACAGCCACCCCAATCCGAATCACAAAAAGCAGCTAATGTGGGTTTAGCATTGGcagctaaaaacaatccttgaCCTGGAGATTGTTTAAGATATCTAACCACTTTATATGCAGCACTGAGATGATCAACTCGTGGTTTAGCTAGATACTGAGAGAGCACCTGAACAGAGTAAGAGATATCAGGACGCGTAACTGTTAAGTATATAAGTCTGCCAATCAGTCGTCGATAAAGAAATGTATCAGAATCTGCTAAAGGCAGACTGGTATTGGTATTGAGATTGTGGTTTTGTTCCATTGGAACCTTGGAAGGCCTAGCAGCAGTGAGGCCAGTATCGTTTAAGATATCAAGTGTATATTTGCGTTGATGCAAATAAATTCCAGAAGTAGAACGTGCTGCCTCAATgcccaaaaaataacgtaaatgACCAAGATCCTTTACTTTGAATGCTTTGGCCATGCATTGCATAACTTCCTGGATAATATCTTTGCTAGTTCCTGTTATGAGGATATCGTCGACATACACTAGAACAGCAATGAAATGTGATCCTCTGTGATATGTGAACAAACTATTGTCTGCATGACACTGGATGAAGCCAAATTTGAGAAGTGTGACTCGAAATTTGGTGAACCAGCAACGTGGAGCTTGACGAAGCCCGTAAATGGATTTGATGAGTTTGCACACCCATGCCCCAATATCTGTAATAGCATTAACTGCAGGAATGGATGATAATTGTGTATAACCAGGAGGAATGCGCATATAGACATCTTCATGAAGATCACCATGAAGAAATGCGTTGGTGACGTCTAATTGTGTAATAGGCCAGTTCTGTGAAGCAGCCACTGCAATGAGGAGACGGACTGTTGTCATCTTCGCAACGGGGGCAAaggtttcaaaaaaatccaaGCCATATGTTTGAGTGAAACCTTTGGCCACGAGACGGGCTTTGTATCGATCAATTGTACCATCAGGTAAATACTTGATCCGGAATACCCATTTACAATCCACTATATGTTTATTAGCAGGTCTGGGAACCAATTCCCATGTATTGGTTGACTCCATGGCATGAATCTCTAATTTCATTGCTTTGAGCCAATTTGAATCCTGGCTTGCCTGTTTGTATGTATACGGGACAGGAATAGCAGCAGTGGCACATAGAAATTTTGTATAGGATGGAGAGAAAAATTGATATAACATGTAATCATTAAGTGGGTAAGTGCAGTTTGCTGCTAAATGTTTACCTGAAACAATGTCAGCAGATGGAAGAGTAGAGATTGGTAAGCCTGTGTAATCTTTAAATTACTCAGGTGCCTTTCTGGTGCGAGTAGGTCTGGATATTGGAATAGTCACAAGCTCTGGAGAAGGCTGCTCTGTAGAATTATGATGATCAGGCTGTGCGGAGTCACTAGACTGAGACTCTAATTCAGGCATGTTCAAGCTATTGTCTGTGGGAAATAGCTCATGAAATGGAGAGCAGGGAAACATGTGATGAGTACTGGATTTAGGATTGGCATGTATGTCATGAAATGGGAATTGATTTTCGACAAATTTGATATCACGAGACACATAACATTTCTTTGTGGATAAATCCATGACTCTGTAACCTTTCTTGTTGAAAGGGTATCCTAAGAACACACATTTCAGTGTTCTTGATTGAAACTTATCAGGCATAGAATATAAATCTGAGATGTAACATAAGCACCCAAATGCTTTCAAAGAATTATAGTCAGGAggtttttgaaataaaacttcATAAGGAGACTTGTAATTGAGAACTGGAGTAGGTAGCAGATTGATAACATGTGTGGCTGTTAATACACAATCGCCCCAAAATGAAATAGGTAGATTTGCTTGAAAACGAAGAGATCTGGCAACATTAAGTAAATGTTGGTGCTTCCTCTCAACAGTACCATTCTGTTGAGGGGTGTGTGCACATGAAAATTGTTGTAGAGTGCCTGTGTTTGAACAAAAGGTTTTCAAAACATGATTTGTGAATTCTGATCCGTTATCAGACCTGATAATCTTCACAGTTTTATGAAATTGTGTAAATGCATATTTCACAAAATCTATGATTAGTTGTGGAATCTGGGATTTGGAAGAACACAGAAATATCCAAGTACATTTGGAATAGTCATCCACTATAGTCAAGAACTTTGTACAATTTCCATGTGTAGGAAATTTGTAGGGACCCCATACATCACAGTGAATGACTTCAAACAAAGCAGTACTCTTAGACTCTCTAGGTGGAAAAGGCAACCTAACTTGTTTAGAAAGATGACAGACATCACAATTCTGTAGACTACTAGTAGGCAGAATAGACAAAGACTTAATATGAGACATTACAGTGACTGAAGGATGGCCCAAACGCCAGTGCCATTGCTGAATAGTGGAATCCTAAGGACTAGTAACAGTGAGAGCTTGTATAGGTAGATAGGACTTTGACTTGAGAGTAGCAGAACTGAGTTTGTATAATCCATCTGACAAGTTACCAATCTCTTTCTCCATCATCAACACATGGTCCTGTAAAATACATTTAGCAGCAGAGAAATATATAGTGGCAGATGTGTTATATGTGAGCTGAGGAATGGATAAGAGATTACAGTGAAATAAAGGCACAACAAGCACATTTCTAAGTGTTAATTCAGGAGTAAGATGAATAGTGCCAATGTGTGTTACTTCAGACTTAGCCCCATTTGGTAAATGTAATTGTGAATGAATTGTCACTGGATTAGTGACTAATTCTAAGTATGGGGTAATGTGATGTGTTGCCCCGGAGTCCAAAATCCATATATCTTTAGTTTTATCTATTAAGATAGGAGAAGCAAAAATGACAGAATTTGTGCTGTAGAAATTTGAACCTGAGACAGAGTTGGTGCTGTTTTGTATCCATGGAGCATAAGTGGAGGGAGTAAGCTTGGACTGAAGCATGGAGATAATCTGCTGGCACTGTGCATCTGAAAGATTATCTGTGCAAGAACCTGAGGTAGAAAGCTCTGGAACATTGATATCAGATGTTTTTGTTTGTAGATTATTACCAGTTGTAGCAACAGCATTAGCAGATGTAGTTTTAGGAGTATGTTTCACTCTAGGCTTGGGCTGACCATACAACTTGTGCCATTCAGGATAGCCATGGAGAGCGAAACATTTATCCTTGCTGTGACCAGATAGATGACAGTAATCACAAACCTGTCCTGTATTCAGTCCTTTGCGATCATCACGCTTAGGCTTAGCTTTGTTCGTGTTGGTAGTGCTTTGGAAACGTGCATTCATTACCAAACTGTCAGTAATACTAGTCGTGACATTAGTGCTATTTCTTTGATTTTCATCCTGCAAGAGCATAGCATATGCTTGACTAATATCAGGCAGAGGTTTCATCAATAAGATATGACCTCTTGTGGTAGTGAATTGCTCATTGAGCCCCATGAGAAACTGACTTAGAGTGACTTGTTTCTCATACTCATCTAGTTGTGCATTTATACCACACGGACAATTACTGATCTTGCATCTAGGTATAGCTCCTAAATTATTCAATTCATCAAGTAATCCTCTGAACACTGTGAAATAGGTAGAAATAGACTGAGTACCTTGAGTAAGAGATACCAGATCCTTCCTGAGATTAAACAAGCGCGGCACATTACTTTGGGCAAAACGTTTGAATAGATCATCCCAGATCTGTTTGGCAGTGTTCATATAGACAATACTCTTCCGAATTTCTGAAGAGACAGAGTTTAGAATCCAAGATATGACTAGATCATTACTGCGTTTCCACAGCACAAATTGTGGTGAAGTAGAAGCAGGTGCTACAAGTGAGCCATCAATAAACCCTAACTTGAGCTTGGTAGAAAGAGCTATCTGAACTGAGCGACTCCATTGATGATAATTCTGATCATTAAGAGCCTCAGTAACCAGTGCAAGACCTGGATGATCTGCAGAACTGAGAAAGTATGGATGATTGATGTCGATTGGTTGAGATTGAGACGCCATTGTTGATGAGCTTAATGAACTAGAACGAAGTGCGGAAGCATACGAGTGCATTTACAACTAAAATATACTTGTgtttggctctgataccatatcaGAATTGTAAACTAAGCCATGAAAATGAAGCTTGAATAGAACTAGAGAGATTTGTATTTACAGAGAGAATGAAAGCTTACAAGAGAAGATAGCTAGTCTATGTATATATACAGCTCTAACACTATTCTAGAATCCTCTACCATCTTCTGATACAGCTCAACTACAGCTCAGCAATACAGCTCAGCTCTAACAGACTGCAACTAACTCTAACTGACTCTAACTTGCTGCACGAGCATGTGGTTTGTTTTGATCCTGTGTGGTGATGTGTTCCTCAGCTTCCTGTGTTGCACACTCCTGTTGTGATTCTTCCTTTATATCTGTAACAATCACAAAATGTTGATCacttcaacagatctgttcatATAGCAAACTGCTTTGAAAAAAATCTCCCTGCTTCGGTCTAAGTAGTTACATTCGGTAATTGTTCTCCTGATTAAGTATTTTTCTTGATCAGTATGGTCATAAATTAGTTTCTGATAACCTGTTGAGGTAAATCCAGGCAGATATATGGCGCCCACATAAAACTTAGTTTTATACATACTCCGtaatacattttttaatttttaacaaaccGTTTGGCTCagcttataataaaaaatatgtgtaTCTTCTAACTTATAAAGGACTTATATTCTTTGCCGGCTTCTGCTATTATATATGCATAATCTTGGTCACAGGAAGCTGAGCCATGAAAAATGTTTGAACTAAGAGTAATGCTAGGTATCCCAAAATCCGTCTCAAAGTTATAAGAATTACAAGAGTCTGCTCTGCTGCAGCACATTTCAGAAGCAAGAGTCTTGGTTTTTCAACTACTTTGACAGCAATTAATTCTCTCATTACTTCTCCTCGTTTCTTTCCAAATGAggataaaattacataaaaaaacaCATTTTCTACTCTCAGACATGGGCTCTGGCCCattctccccccccccccccccccccccccaccccccacccCCTATCTTCCCCCTTTCTCAGGTAAACTTTAAGATATCTTTGCTAGTACTCCTATATTTTTAAGGCCtgcagagagggagagagacacTGAGAGATTTAGCAGACAGAGAGATttaggagagagagagagatcatgAGGAGCTTTGGGTTCTGGATTTTGCTGCTTCTGGTTGGGACAGCTTTGGTTTGCCTTGTTACGATCATCAATACCTCTCTTCCTGGTAATTCTTCAGCTTCTTCGTTTAAGTGCCAAGCGATATAGACTGTAGTATTAACTGACAATAAAAGTCTCTGCCTTATCACTTGCCATTTTCGGGTTCTGTATCGTGTTTGTAACATGTAAATTTCGAGCATAACTTAATTTACTGAATATATAGGCTTATAAGCTATATGTAGTTTGGTGTTTAACATAATTTATAACAGTAGTACATGTTTGTCAACTGACCATACAATGTTAACTCGCGGTTTTAAGTTAACATTTCTATCATCATGCATACAGATCAGATAGATACTTTGGTATAGTCTGCTTAAGAAATTTGCGACTCTATAAAGTGTGTCAAACTAAGAACGGGCCGGAAACTGAGTACATTTCTGTAGGTGAGCACCTGGTTGAGTGTCTACTTAATATCGGTCATTTCAGAAGTTTGAACCCCTGGAAACTGGCCTTTAATTACTTTGTCTAGCTGTTAAATTAGGTGAAAAAATCgtacaaaattaatttctagTGTGATTACAGATTAGTGATCATATATGTACTTAATTTCTTTGGTGTTGATTTATCCTTCTCACAAAATGATCCCAGATACTGATTTCAACCTACATAAGAAAGACATGACTCTCACTACGACAAGCAGGAAAATGAAGGTACATCcacatttttttcttttcatgaaATGCTACAACCCGCTAAATGTTTGCGTCGTTTGTTGTGCAATGTCTGCAAGTCAGAAAATCTGTTTCTGTTAAATTATAGCATAAGATCTATTTGAATCTTCTtctaacaccttaagattttagaCTGATTTGTTCACaatatcagagccaggtttggCGGAGGTTTTAAGTTCGACTCTCCATCACCCCCCGATATTCCCCAAATCCCTTTACTGAAACAGAATATGGCAACTTTGTTTACTTCagttattttctcatatttctCATTAATGGCAATCATCTTCAGAATATTGGTTATACCAGTAAGACGGGTGCTGATCACTACTATCTTGAAGATTATGGCCGTAATGATCCAGTTCCAAGTTCGAAAGCTTACATACGACATGGAACTATCCAGCATGGCTCTCCCTTAATGCCTTATATCCCAAAGCCTTCACCTCCTGCACCGCCTGTGCCAGGTCGTGCAAAGCGTGATGGATTACCATGATCTGAGCAAGTATTTCTCACTGTGATCGTAGTAACTTATTTCACGTCTTCCAAGCAAATTATTCAGGATCAGACCTGTTGTTTGTAGCTCCCTGTTGGAcctgttttatatatttctctgtTGTTTAACGCTCAGCATTTATCGTGACTTCTCAAATTTCTTTAACGAATTAGCACCGTACTGCTATTATACAAaaacagctttttgctgaatAAGGTGAATAATGTTTGATAAATCTAAATGCAGGTCTTCTGAACAGTTACTTTTACCTCAGAGCTTTTTATGAAAAACAGGTCTATCCCATATTTTTAAGCACCTGTGGTCGTAATTTGTAAGATTGaattttagataaattttaaatatatttttttaagaacttACAACTCCATGAAAAATATTCCAAGTACTCAAAAGCTCCAGCAACAAGCATGGATAAATTATCTGAATTTGCCTCTCTCTCCTAGACCATTTGGTTTTTTGATAATTCATTAggaaatattcaaaataaaattcaagagCTCTCGCAACCGGGAGAAATAAATCATCCGATATTGACCGTCTCTCTCTAACCCGACGGTCATCACCAAAAATGAGAACAAAAAGACTCATCAGATTGGGACTGAATTTTGACCGTAATCTCATATAATCCATATTTTTTACTCAAATATGATCATATATTGGTTTTGATAGAATTGTAATCCACATATTTTTGAAAgagtgtttatttcatttcTTAGTCATATTTTCCGGCaagtttcataaaataataattaaaatcactTTAATTTGGTCACTA of Daucus carota subsp. sativus chromosome 3, DH1 v3.0, whole genome shotgun sequence contains these proteins:
- the LOC108213618 gene encoding uncharacterized protein LOC108213618; translation: MRSFGFWILLLLVGTALVCLVTIINTSLPDTDFNLHKKDMTLTTTSRKMKNIGYTSKTGADHYYLEDYGRNDPVPSSKAYIRHGTIQHGSPLMPYIPKPSPPAPPVPGRAKRDGLP